One genomic region from Prunus persica cultivar Lovell chromosome G3, Prunus_persica_NCBIv2, whole genome shotgun sequence encodes:
- the LOC18784302 gene encoding zinc finger MYM-type protein 1, with amino-acid sequence MLKLGKLLHNRGFHITFVHTEFNHKRFLKSQGPNSLDGLPDFRFETIPDGLPDSDEDATQDVTLLVEAVVKDGFLAPFRNLLIKLKDAATSNNNPPMKKQPKIDGFFKRKHIEVTSCVPDYNIETIAYENRSGSPRIETTDNEVDISTLERDPGLRPQIWNYPVNQRDEIRRVYINVGPYQPILSKYPKSGSVTHQRSFQSSWFKLFPSWLKYSPVKDAAFCLPCYLFNKPSGHSGKNAFTLEGFQSWKKVRDGKNCSFLNHEGKDPNSPHKIAEISCLDLMNQSQHIQKVVENYSSQQIADNRLRLKATIEAVRWLAFQGCAFRGHDEKKNSINRGNFLQMLEILAAYNEKVAGVILDKAPKNASYTSPQIQKEILHVFSTKVKKAICEEIGESKFCIIVDEARDESKREQMAIVLRFVDKEGLIQERFFGLVHVSDTEALTLKKGIYSILSHNSLNIQNIRGQGYDGASNMRDEWNGLQALILNDCPYAYYVHCLAHRLQLALIASSREVIHVHHFFTKLTSIVNIVGASCKRNDELKNAQAAEIEHMIAIDELETGKGMNQIGTLQRAGDTRWGSHLKSITSLVNMFSATCIVLINIIDNGTTYSQRGDVDAAYEAMTSYEFIFILHLMKELMEITNDLCQALQCQSQDIINVMNLVSSTKALIQELRDDGWDSLLTKVNSFCEARNIDILDMNARYVARRGRARHQQDDFTIKHYYMIDIFYATIDSQLQELNSRFSDQTTELLIMGSALDPREVNKSFRIDDICQLVDKFYPQDFEDHEKIGLRRQLQHFESDVVRLPEFKNLSTISDLSQWMVTTRRSTTYPLVYRVVVLVLTLPVSTATVERSFSAMRIVKTRLHNKMEDEFLTDSLIMYIEREIAEKFSVDSIIDGFRDMKERRVLF; translated from the exons ATGCTCAAGTTGGGAAAGCTCCTTCACAACAGAGGCTTCCACATAACCTTTGTCCACACAGAGTTCAATCACAAGCGCTTTCTTAAGTCTCAAGGCCCCAACTCTCTTGATGGCTTGCCTGATTTTCGGTTTGAAACCATCCCCGATGGCCTTCCGGACTCAGATGAAGATGCAACGCAAGATGTCACTTTGCTTGTTGAGGCAGTTGTAAAAGATGGTTTCTTGGCTCCGTTTCGTAACCTCCTCATTAAACTCAAGGATGCAGCAACTTCCAATAATAATCCTCCG ATGAAGAAACAACCTAAAATTGATggatttttcaaaagaaaacatattgaAGTTACCTCATGTGTACCTGATTATAATATTGAGACAATAGCATATGAAAATCGTTCTGGATCTCCAAGAATTGAGACTACTGATAATGAAGTTGATATTAGTACTTTAGAGCGCGACCCAGGGCTACGTCCGCAAATATGGAATTATCCTGTTAATCAACGTGACGAAATTCGACGAGTTTATATTAACGTCGGTCCATACCAACCTATACTTTCCAAGTATCCAAAATCTGGATCAGTAACTCATCAGCGTAGCTTTCAAAGTTCATGGTTCAAATTATTTCCTTCGTGGTTAAAATATTCACCTGTGAAAGATGCAGCTTTTTGTCTACCGTGCTATCTTTTTAACAAACCATCTGGACATTCTGGAAAAAATGCTTTCACTCTTGAGGGATTTCAAAGTTGGAAGAAAGTTAGAGATGGAAAAAATTGTTCTTTTCTAAATCACGAGGGGAAAGATCCTAACTCCCCCCATAAGATTGCTGAAATATCATGTTTGGATTTGATGAATCAATCCCAGCATATACAGAAAGTCGTTGAGAATTATTCTTCCCAACAAATTGCAGACAATCGACTACGACTTAAGGCAACAATTGAAGCAGTCAGGTGGCTTGCATTCCAAGGATGTGCTTTTAGAGGCcatgatgaaaaaaagaattcaatCAATCGTGGAAATTTTCTTCAAATGTTAGAAATATTGGCTGCATATAATGAAAAAGTTGCTGGAGTTATCTTAGATAAAGCTCCCAAAAATGCCTCTTACACATCACCACAGatccaaaaagaaattttacatGTTTTTTCAACTAAGGTGAAGAAAGCAATCTGTGAAGAAATTGGGGAATCAAAGTTTTGTATAATTGTTGATGAAGCACGTGATGAATCCAAGAGAGAGCAAATGGCTATAGTGTTGCGATTTGTTGACAAAGAAGGTCTTATTCAGGAGCGCTTTTTTGGGCTTGTTCATGTGTCAGACACTGAGGCATTAACTCTGAAAAAAGGTATATACTCTATATTGTCTCATAATTCactaaatattcaaaatattagaGGACAAGGATATGATGGTGCAAGTAACATGCGAGATGAATGGAATGGGTTACAAgctttgattttgaatgaTTGCCCATATGCTTACTATGTTCATTGTTTAGCACATCGATTACAATTGGCATTAATTGCATCATCAAGAGAAGTTATTCATGTTCACCACTTTTTCACTAAATTGACTTCTATTGTCAATATTGTTGGTGCTTCATGCAAGCGTAATGATGAACTGAAAAATGCTCAAGCTGCTGAAATTGAGCACATGATTGCAATTGATGAGCTCGAGACTGGGAAAGGAATGAACCAAATTGGCACCTTACAACGTGCTGGTGATACTCGTTGGGGTTCTCATTTGAAATCAATTACTAGCTTGGTAAATATGTTTAGTGCAACATGCATAGttctaattaatataattgatAACGGAACTACTTATTCTCAACGAGGAGATGTTGATGCAGCTTATGAGGCAATGACTTCATATGAATTTATCTTTATCTTACATCTTATGAAAGAACTTATGGAGATCACTAATGATCTTTGTCAAGCTTTGCAATGTCAATCCCAAGACATCATAAATGTCATGAATCTTGTTTCTTCCACTAAAGCACTCATCCAAGAATTAAGAGATGATGGATGGGATTCTTTGCTTACCAAGGTGAATTCTTTTTGTGAAGCACGGAACATAGATATCCTAGATATGAATGCTCGTTATGTTGCAAGACGAGGTAGAGCTCGCCATCAACAAGATGATTTTACGATTAAGCATTATTATATGATAGATATTTTTTATGCTACAATAGATTCTCAACTTCAAGAATTAAATAGCAGATTTAGTGATCAAACAACAGAGCTGCTTATTATGGGGTCGGCTTTGGATCCTCGTGAAGTGAATAAATCTTTTAGGATTGATGATATTTGTCAATTGGTAGATAAGTTCTATCCACAAGACTTTGAAGATCATGAGAAGATAGGTTTGAGAAGACAACTTCAACATTTTGAGAGTGACGTCGTTAGACTTCCAGAGTTCAAAAACTTGTCAACAATTTCTGATCTATCTCAATGGATGGTAACGACTAGAAGATCAACGACATATCCACTTGTTTATAGAGTGGTTGTGCTTGTGCTTACTCTTCCTGTTTCTACAGCAACTGTAGAGCGATCATTTTCTGCTATGCGTATAGTAAAAACTAGGCTCCATAACAAGATGGAAGACGAATTTCTCACAGACTCTTTGATTATGTACATCGAAAGGGAAATTGCAGAAAAGTTTAGCGTTGACTCAATCATAGATGGTTTTCGAGATATGAAAGAACGACGAGTGTTATTTTGA
- the LOC109948120 gene encoding 7-deoxyloganetin glucosyltransferase-like, with the protein MSPFAIKAAEEFGLPIALFFTIAACSFMRFKQFRALVKKGLAPLKDESCLTNGFLDKVIDWIPGTEGIRLRNLPFFFRTTNPDDVLLNLSMVVTDEIHKAAALVLLTFDALEKYVLSALSSMLNIPPVYTKRPVEELMLGTVYGKKKLNASNG; encoded by the exons ATGTCGCCATTCGCCATCAAAGCTGCTGAAGAATTTGGACTCCCTATTGCACTCTTCTTCACTATTGCTGCATGCAGCTTCATGAGATTTAAACAATTTCGCGCTTTGGTCAAAAAAGGACTTGCACCACTCAAAG ATGAGAGCTGCTTAACGAATGGATTTTTAGACAAGGTCATAGATTGGATTCCAGGAACGGAAGGTATACGTTTAAGGAATCTCCCATTCTTCTTTCGAACCACAAATCCGGACGATGTCTTGCTTAACTTGAGCATGGTGGTAACAGATGAAATTCATAAAGCTGCAGCACTTGTTCTTCTGACATTTGATGCTTTGGAAAAATATGTTCTGAGTGCACTCTCATCTATGCTTAATATTCCACCCGTTTATACCAAAAGACCCGTTGAAGAACTCATGTTGGGTACAGTCTatggaaagaagaaactgaATGCCTCCAATGGCTGA
- the LOC109947792 gene encoding 7-deoxyloganetin glucosyltransferase-like, giving the protein MGSKAAANKPHVVCVPAPAQSHIKANLKFAKLLHHRGVHVTFVNTEFNHNRFLKSLGPNSLDGLPDFRFETIPDGLPAGSDQDATQDVYLVADSIRNKLLAPFRDLLMKLDDRSTSNSDINPPVTCIVSDGFMPFTTTAAEEIGVPVVLLFTIAACSFMGCKQFPALVEKGLAPLKDESCLTNGFLDKVIDWIPGMKGIRLRDLPTNFRTTDPNDILFNFALESIERVHKASAVVLHTFDALEPDVLNAMSSMLPLVYAIGPDQLLLNQLPEDPLKHIGYSLWKEETECLEWLKSKALNSVVYVNFGSIAVLTPQQLVEFGWGLANSKLPFFWVIRPDLVVGESAILPPEFVAETKERGLIASWCPQEQVLNDPSVGGFLTHSGWNSTIESLCAGVPMLCWPFFADQQTNCYYACNEWGIGLEINNDVKRDQVEKLVKELMEGEKGKKMKNKVMEWKKLAEEATSPHGSSSTNLDNLVNQVILRKT; this is encoded by the exons ATGGGTTCCAAGGCAGCAGCTAATAAACCTCATGTTGTTTGTGTTCCAGCTCCAGCTCAAAGTCATATCAAGGCAAACCTCAAATTTGCAAAGCTCCTCCACCATAGAGGTGTTCATGTAACCTTTGTCAACACAGAGTTCAACCACAACCGCTTTcttaaatctcttggacccaaCTCCCTTGACGGGTTGCCCGATTTTCGATTCGAAACTATTCCTGATGGCCTTCCAGCTGGTTCAGATCAAGATGCAACCCAAGATGTCTATTTGGTTGCTGATTCCATCCGCAACAAACTCTTGGCCCCATTTCGAGACCTCCTTATGAAACTCGATGACAGATCAACTTCCAACAGTGATATCAATCCTCCAGTGACTTGCATTGTTTCAGATGGTTTCATGCCATTCACAACCACAGCTGCAGAAGAAATTGGAGTTCCTGTAGTGCTTTTGTTCACTATTGCTGCATGCAGCTTCATGGGCTGTAAGCAATTCCCTGCTTTGGTGGAAAAAGGTCTTGCGCCACTCAAAG ATGAGAGCTGTTTGACAAATGGCTTCTTGGACAAGGTAATAGATTGGATTCCAGGAATGAAAGGTATTCGTTTGAGGGATCTACCGACGAATTTTCGAACTACAGATCCCAATGACATCTTGTTTAACTTCGCCTTGGAATCAATTGAAAGAGTTCATAAAGCTTCAGCAGTTGTGCTTCATACTTTTGACGCATTGGAGCCAGATGTTTTGAATGCTATGTCATCTATGCTTCCACTTGTTTATGCCATTGGGCCTGACCAATTACTTCTCAATCAATTACCAGAAGACCCTTTGAAGCATATTGGATACAGTTTatggaaagaagaaactgaATGCCTTGAATGGCTAAAATCCAAGGCACTAAATTCAGTTGTATATGTGAATTTTGGCAGCATAGCAGTCCTGACACCACAACAACTTGTTGAGTTTGGATGGGGACTGGCAAATAGTAAGCTTCCTTTCTTTTGGGTGATTAGGCCTGATTTGGTTGTTGGTGAATCAGCAATTTTGCCACCTGAGTTTGTAGCTGAAACAAAGGAAAGAGGTCTAATAGCAAGTTGGTGCCCACAAGAGCAAGTCCTTAACGACCCATCAGTCGGAGGGTTTTTGACACACAGCGGTTGGAATTCAACCATTGAGAGTTTGTGTGCAGGAGTGCCTATGCTTTGTTGGCCATTCTTTGCAGACCAACAAACAAACTGTTACTATGCTTGCAATGAATGGGGAATTGGCTTGGAGATCAACAATGATGTCAAGAGAGACCAAGTAGAGAAGCTTGTTAAAGAGTTAATGGAAGGAGAGAAgggtaagaaaatgaaaaataaggtCATGGAGTGGAAGAAACTAGCAGAAGAAGCCACCAGTCCACATGGTTCTTCATCCACAAACTTAGACAATTTAGTGAATCAAGTGATCTTAAGAAAAACCTag
- the LOC18784089 gene encoding 7-deoxyloganetin glucosyltransferase yields the protein MATASKPHAVCIPFPYQSHIKALLKFAKLLHHRGFHVTFVNTLYNHRLFLKSLGPNSLDGLPDFQFEAIPDGLPTSDSDSTQDLAALSDSILNTNHFLDSFRDLLAKLNLDAATSNTCPVTCIVADGFMPFSTTVAEDLGIPWVSFFTIAACGFMAIKHFRALVERGFTPLKDETYLTNGYLDTVIDWIPGLKSIRLRDLPSFVRTTDTKSIVFNLGIEATEKANKASAVVIHTYDALEREVLDALSSMLPLVYTIGPLQLLVNQLPEDPLKSVGYSLWKEETGCLQWLNTKAPNSVVYVNFGSVVVMTPEQLVEFGWGLANSKHFFLWVIRPDLVVGDSAILPAEFVDETKERGLIASWCPQEQVLNHPSVGGFLTHSGWNSTIESLSAGVPMICWPFVSEQLTNCWYTCNELGCGMEIDSNVKRDEVEKLVRELIEGEKGEKMRNTADGWKKLAEEATGAQGSSVINLDNLVNHVLLRKS from the exons ATGGCAACAGCTAGTAAGCCTCATGCTGTATGCATCCCATTCCCATATCAAAGCCACATAAAGGCACTGCTCAAATTTGCAAAGCTCTTGCATCATAGAGGTTTTCATGTAACCTTTGTCAATACATTGTACAACCATAGACTCTTTCTCAAATCTTTAGGCCCCAACTCCCTTGATGGCTTGCCAGACTTTCAGTTTGAAGCCATCCCAGATGGCCTTCCAACTTCAGATTCAGATTCCACCCAAGACCTCGCTGCTCTTTCTGATTCCATATTAAATACAAACCACTTCTTGGATTCGTTTCGCGATCTCCTCGCGAAACTCAATCTCGATGCAGCAACTTCCAACACTTGTCCTGTGACTTGTATTGTAGCAGATGGTTTCATGCCCTTCTCCACCACTGTCGCCGAAGATCTTGGAATTCCCTGGGTGTCGTTCTTCACTATTGCTGCATGTGGCTTCATGGCCATCAAACACTTTCGTGCCCTGGTGGAAAGAGGATTTACACCCCTAAAAG ATGAGACATATCTAACTAATGGCTACCTAGACACAGTCATAGATTGGATACCTGGACTGAAAAGCATCCGGCTAAGGGATCTTCCAAGCTTTGTTCGAACTACAGATACCAAAAGCATTGTGTTTAACCTTGGCATAGAAGCAactgaaaaggcaaacaagGCTTCTGCAGTTGTTATACATACTTATGATGCGTTGGAGCGGGAAGTTTTGGATGCTCTCTCATCTATGCTTCCCCTTGTTTACACCATCGGCCCTCTCCAATTACTCGTCAACCAGCTGCCAGAAGACCCTCTGAAATCTGTAGGATACAGTCTatggaaagaagaaactgGCTGCCTCCAGTGGCTGAACACCAAGGCCCCAAACTCGGTtgtttatgtgaattttggCAGTGTAGTCGTGATGACACCAGAACAACTTGTTGAGTTTGGTTGGGGACTTGCAAACAGCAAGCATTTTTTCTTGTGGGTAATTAGGCCTGATTTGGTTGTTGGTGACTCAGCCATTTTGCCAGCTGAGTTTGTGgatgaaacaaaagaaagaggacTAATAGCAAGCTGGTGCCCACAAGAGCAAGTCCTTAACCACCCATCAGTTGGAGGGTTTTTGACACACAGCGGTTGGAACTCAACGATCGAGAGCCTGAGTGCAGGGGTGCCTATGATCTGCTGGCCGTTCGTTTCGGAGCAGCTAACAAATTGTTGGTATACTTGCAATGAGCTGGGCTGTGGGATGGAGATTGATAGCAATGTGAAAAGAGATGAAGTTGAGAAGCTTGTTAGAGAGTTGATTGAGGGAGAGAAGGgtgagaaaatgagaaatacGGCTGATGGGTGGAAGAAACTAGCAGAAGAGGCCACTGGTGCACAAGGTTCTTCAGTCATAAACTTGGACAACTTAGTGAACCATGTGCTTCTAAGGAAAAGCTAA
- the LOC18782000 gene encoding cold shock domain-containing protein 3, whose translation MKTAAKSLVIEIEDDDFLSQVAAAEAQALASKRRRISIAPSPNSAVSFHSRANHKEGLDSEDGGIYTAALKGSQRAAPEPPRGGFSTGRVNVGRTGNDGISAGGGSCFKCGKPGHWARDCDVTGGGYYGNSGGGDSSASISVPEKSCPCGFGACMVLTANTEKNRGRKFYKCPLRQENGGCGFFEWCDNASGPNVMASTGMGSGSATRTHSYAASDSSFPALECPCGGGLCLILTAKTGKNIGSQFYRCPANEGCGFFKWCNEHTGAAAGVLGGSAAKVERKVLSEASNNGFGVRTGSSCFKCGKEGHWARDCPAVPSYNAPVELEARSAASPGSCYKCGKPGHWARDCPSG comes from the exons atgaagaCTGCAGCAAAGAGTTTGGTCATCGAGATCGAAGACGACGACTTCCTTTCTCAGGTGGCGGCGGCTGAGGCCCAGGCGCTCGCCAGCAAGCGTCGGCGTATCAGTATCGCACCCTCTCCAAACTCCGCCGTTTCTTTCCATTCCCGAGCGAATCACAAAGAAGGCTTGGACAGCGAAGATGGCGGTATTTACACCGCGGCTCTCAAAGGAAGCCAAAGAGCAGCCCCCGAGCCTCCACGCGGTGGATTTTCGACGGGGAGAGTCAATGTCGGCCGGACCGGAAACGACGGCATTTCTGCTGGCGGTGGTTCGTGCTTCAAGTGCGGAAAACCGGGACACTGGGCCCGCGATTGTGATGTCACCGGTGGAGGGTATTATGGTAATTCCGGCGGCGGGGACTCTTCGGCTTCGATTTCGGTTCCGGAGAAGAGCTGCCCCTGTGGATTTGGCGCCTGCATGGTGCTCACTGCAAATACTGAGAAAAATCGAGGTCGAAAGTTTTACAAATGCCCTCTTAGACAG GAAAATGGGGGATGCGGTTTCTTTGAGTGGTGTGACAATGCTTCTGGGCCTAATGTAATGGCTAGTACTGGTATGGGTAGTGGTAGCGCTACTAGGACCCATAGTTATGCTGCATCTGATTCTTCATTTCCTGCTCTTGAATGTCCCTGTGGCGGTGGTCTGTGCTTAATCTTAACAGCCAAAACTGGCAAAAACATCGGCAGCCAATTCTATCGTTGCCCTGCAAACGAG GGATGCGGTTTCTTCAAGTGGTGCAATGAGCATACTGGGGCAGCTGCTGGTGTTCTGGGTGGCAGCGCTGCCAAGGTGGAAAGGAAGGTTTTGAGTGAGGCAAGTAACAATGGCTTTGGTGTAAGAACTGGTTCTTCCTGCTTTAAGTGTGGAAAGGAAGGGCATTGGGCAAGAGATTGCCCAGCAGTTCCTTCCTATAATGCTCCAGTTGAGTTGGAAGCACGGTCTGCTGCTTCACCGGGCTCTTGCTATAAGTGTGGCAAGCCAGGGCACTGGGCGAGGGACTGCCCTTCTGGTTAA
- the LOC109948199 gene encoding 7-deoxyloganetin glucosyltransferase-like — MSSISVDNKPHAVCIPLPFQSHIKAMLKLAKLLHHKGFHITFVNTEFNHKRFLKSLGPNSLDGLPDFQFETIPDGLPDSDADSAQDPYLLCDSVRKNCLAPFRKLIMKLNDTTSSNVNPPVTCIVSDGFMTFTITAAEELRVPVTLLFTIAACAFMVSKQYPILVEKGLAPLKDESCLTNGFLDKVIDWIPAMKGIRLRDLPSFFETTNDPNDIFLNFTIEAMDRAHTASAVVLHTFDVLERDVLDALSSMLPPVYAIGPLQLLLNKIPQEYPVKPMGYSLWKEETDCFKWLNDKAPNSVVYVNFGSIAVMTPECLVEFGWGLANSKNPFLWIIRPDLVVGASAILPPEFVAETKERALIASWCPQEQVLNHPSVGGFLTHSGWNSTIESLSAGVPMVCWPLFADQPINCWYACNEWGCGMEIDKNVKREEVEKLVRELMEGEKGKKMKNKAMEWKKLAEEATGPHGSSSTNLDNMVNQVLLKNN; from the exons ATGAGTTCAATTTCAGTTGATAATAAGCCTCATGCTGTATGCATTCCCCTTCCATTTCAATCCCACATTAAGGCAATGCTTAAATTAGCAAAACTCCTCCACCACAAAGGTTTTCATATCACCTTCGTTAACACAGAGTTTAACCACAAGCGCTTTCTTAAATCTCTAGGACCAAACTCCCTTGATGGCTTGCCTgattttcagtttgaaacTATTCCTGATGGCCTTCCagattcagatgcagattccGCCCAAGACCCCTATCTTCTTTGTGATTCTGTCAGAAAAAATTGCTTGGCCCCGTTTCGTAAACTCATCATGAAACTCAACGATACAACTTCCAGCAATGTTAATCCTCCAGTGACTTGCATTGTTTCTGATGGTTTCATGACGTTCACCATCACAGCTGCTGAAGAACTTAGAGTCCCTGTCACACTGTTATTTACCATTGCTGCATGTGCCTTCATGGTCTCTAAACAATATCCCATTTTGGTAGAAAAAGGACTTGCGCCACTAAAAG ATGAGAGCTGCTTAACAAATGGATTTCTAGACAAGGTAATAGATTGGATTCCAGCAATGAAGGGTATCCGTTTAAGGGATCTCCCAAGCTTTTTCGAAACTACAAATGATCCTAATGACATTTTCCTCAACTTCACCATTGAAGCAATGGACAGAGCTCATACAGCTTCAGCAGTTGTGCTTCATACTTTTGATGTATTGGAGAGAGATGTTTTGGATGCTCTCTCATCCATGCTTCCACCTGTTTATGCCATTGGCCCTCTCCAATTACTTCTCAATAAGATACCACAAGAGTACCCTGTGAAGCCTATGGGATACAGTTTATGGAAAGAAGAAACCGATTGCTTCAAATGGTTAAACGACAAGGCACCAAATTCTGTTGTTTATGTGAACTTCGGCAGTATAGCAGTCATGACACCAGAATGTCTTGTGGAGTTTGGTTGGGGACTTGCAAATAGCAAGAATCCCTTCTTGTGGATAATTAGGCCTGATCTGGTGGTGGGTGCCTCAGCAATTTTGCCACCTGAGTTTGTGGCTGAGACCAAGGAAAGAGCTCTCATAGCAAGTTGGTGCCCACAAGAACAAGTGCTTAACCACCCATCCGTTGGAGGGTTTCTAACACACAGCGGTTGGAATTCAACCATTGAAAGTTTGTCTGCAGGAGTTCCTATGGTTTGTTGGCCACTCTTTGCTGACCAGCCAATAAACTGTTGGTATGCTTGCAATGAATGGGGCTGTGGCATGGAGATTGATAAGAATGTCAAGAGGGAGGAAGTGGAGAAGCTTGTTCGAGAGTTAATGGAGGGTGAGAAgggcaagaaaatgaaaaataaggcCATGGAGTGGAAGAAACTAGCAGAAGAAGCCACTGGTCCACATGGTTCTTCATCCACAAACTTAGACAATATGGTGAATCAAGTGCTATTAAAAAACAACTAG
- the LOC109948334 gene encoding 7-deoxyloganetin glucosyltransferase-like — translation MSSMAVRDRPHVVCLPVPLQSHIKAMLKLAKLFHHRGFHVTFVNTEFNHKRFLQSLGPNSLDGLPDFRFETFPDGLPVSSDEDTSQDIFLLFNSMRDNFLPLFLNLLKELNDRAASGNTNPPVSCIVSDGLMPFPITAAEELGIPIAMFFTISAGGFMGSKQYPALVEKGLAPLKDESYFTNGFLDKVIDWIPGMKGIHLRELPTVFHITNPDNIFFKLTVETMDRVDKASAVVLLTFDALEQEILDALSSMLIPPIYTIGPIELLLVNQIPEDPLKSVGYSLWKEETECLQWLNSKEPNSVVYVNFGSLAVMTPELVVEFGWGLANTDYPFLWVIRPDFVAGESAIFPPEFVAETKGRGVIVNWCPQEQVLNHPSVGGFLTHSGWNSTIESLSAGVPMICWPLFADQPTNSWCTCNQWGSGMEMDKNDKREEVEKIVRELMEGEKGKTMKSKAIEWKKLAEEATGPQGSSSTNLNNLVNQMLLRKI, via the exons ATGAGTTCCATGGCAGTACGAGATAGGCCTCATGTTGTATGTCTTCCAGTTCCACTTCAAAGCCATATCAAGGCAATGCTTAAGTTAGCAAAACTCTTCCACCATAGAGGTTTTCATGTGACCTTTGTCAACACAGAGTTCAACCACAAGCGCTTTCttcaatctcttggacccaaCTCCCTTGATGGCTTGCCTGATTTTCGATTCGAAACCTTCCCAGACGGTCTTCCAGTCAGTTCAGATGAGGATACTTCCCAGGAcatctttttgctttttaattcAATGCGCGATAACTTCTTGCCTCTGTTTCTTAACCTCCTAAAAGAACTCAATGACAGAGCAGCTTCCGGCAATACCAACCCTCCAGTGTCTTGTATTGTTTCGGATGGTTTGATGCCGTTCCCCATCACAGCTGCCGAAGAACTTGGAATTCCTATTGCAATGTTCTTTACTATTTCTGCAGGCGGCTTCATGGGCTCTAAACAGTATCCTGCTTTGGTGGAGAAAGGACTTGCACCACTCAAAG ATGAGAGCTATTTCACAAATGGCTTTTTGGACAAGGTGATTGATTGGATTCCAGGAATGAAAGGTATCCATTTACGGGAACTTCCGACAGTGTTTCACATTACAAATCCAGACAACATCTTTTTTAAGCTCACAGTGGAAACAATGGATAGAGTAGATAAAGCTTCAGCTGTTGTTCTTCTTACATTTGATGCATTGGAACAAGAGATTCTGGATGCTCTCTCATCTATGCTTATCCCACCTATTTATACAATTGGTCCTATTGAATTACTACTTGTCAATCAGATACCAGAAGACCCTTTGAAGTCTGTTGGCTATAGTCTatggaaagaagaaactgaGTGCCTCCAATGGCTAAATTCTAAAGAGCCAAACTCGGTtgtttatgtgaattttggCAGTCTAGCGGTCATGACACCTGAACTTGTTGTTGAGTTTGGCTGGGGACTTGCAAATACAGATTATCCCTTCTTGTGGGTAATTAGGCCTGATTTCGTTGCTGGCGAATCGGCGATTTTTCCACCTGAGTTTGTGGCTGAAACCAAGGGAAGGGGTGTAATAGTAAATTGGTGCCCACAAGAGCAAGTCCTTAACCACCCATCAGTTGGAGGGTTTTTGACACACAGCGGCTGGAATTCAACCATTGAGAGTTTGTCTGCCGGAGTGCCTATGATCTGTTGGCCACTCTTCGCGGACCAGCCAACAAACAGCTGGTGTACTTGCAATCAATGGGGCAGTGGCATGGAGATGGATAAGAATGACAAGAGAGAGGAAGTGGAGAAGATTGTTAGAGAGTTAATGGAGGGAGAGAAGGGTAAGACAATGAAAAGTAAGGCCATTGAGTGGAAGAAGCTAGCAGAAGAAGCAACTGGTCCACAAGGTTCTTCATCCACAAACTTGAACAATTTAGTGAATCAAATGCTATTAAGAAAAATCTAG